A stretch of Equus caballus isolate H_3958 breed thoroughbred chromosome 11, TB-T2T, whole genome shotgun sequence DNA encodes these proteins:
- the QRICH2 gene encoding glutamine-rich protein 2 isoform X5 has translation MPPATAATKVTLRELADLAIGTPELGAVNFTALHTLIVAMLKCLNLRETRIDFQAPSPEQGLSLELPQASLSAPQLATPKERRRSSGAGRAPPVLEGQVKELGAQVQDLSRQLKTMGSQVQGIASHVQHLSATASGLDANTRRWLEEKETAMLMPEKPRMEAMKIRKDSEAVSGPRTMELLHDVTEDMKTLKEVHQKAQELPELNPQKLVQRVDELERLIRGREEFLDQIGRKLSVMPVGEEVTMVTWEELEQAITDGWRASQQGSDSTIGLPKRKGQASLTSSDATSTGGSTKHSTADQPLESASGFGPSQPLSATSGTTYPSEGMSSRERSRRPSPAVFPGGEQHPRARDEAGLAKPYHPAVSQFRVESDRRRAREQHSLAHPRRDERDAHPAPFQQDLPPATSARDWHPQVYPDQHGGVYISQGQIYPRLDQHDLGPLETPDMNQLALLHPSTYHPHGIVPHSTGQLGVMPPMVPGRDQQRLELPRTDQPSMVPLSTYQQGMILPGTDQRGVEQPGMDENVMGPLGMDQHGLVPLGMDQHGSVIFSMDQQGLGLPSMDQHGLVPPLRDERGLVSPGLMQVAADQQAFVHPSLETSGFIQPGASQPALVQAGAGQPGVVQPGAGQPALVQPGVGQPGMVQPGAGQPGVVQPGVGQPGMVQPGAGQPGVVQPGAGQPGVVQPGAGQPGVVQPGAGRHAVVQPGIGQPGMVQPGAGQPGVVQPGTRQPGVVQPGARQPGVGQPRVVQPRAGQPALVQPGARQPGVVQPGAGRPALVQPGAGQPGVVQPSARQPGVVQPGVGQHSVVQPAAGQPGVVQPVVDQSAYPPGWAQPGTYLPGLVQPGADQPGLAQHGTDQPGLMQPHAYLPSLAQPSTDQPGLVQPGMDQPGLVQPGVGQPGLAQPGLAQPGMDQHGLVQPGVGRPGLVQPGMDQRGLAQPGVARPGLVQPGMDQRGLVQPGVARPGLVQPGMDQRGLVQPGVGQPGLVQPGMDQRGLVQPGVGWPGLVQPGMDQQGMVQPGVGQPGLVQPGMYQRGLVQPGMDQWGLVQPGMDQHGLVQPEKGQPDLLQPGAGQHGLVQTGMEQRGLVQPGAGQPGSVQPGTDQGGLVQPATDQPGLVQPGSGQPGLAQPGAGQAGLAQPGAGQPGLAQPGAGQPGLAQPGAGQAGLAQPGAGQPGLAQPGAGQPGLAQPGAGQPGLAQPGAGQPGLAQPGAGQPGLAQPGAGQAGLAQPGAGQPGLAQPGSGQPGLAQPGAGQPGLAQPGAGQPGLAQPGAGQAGLAQPGAGQPGLVQPSARHLGFVQPGVDQRGLVQPGTDPRGFLKPSIYTPGLVSPDIYPPGPVQPGAYLPGLVQPGAYPRGLVPSGVYPHGLVQPGAYPHSLVQAGAYPHGFVQPGLDQRGLRQPGTDQQGLIPLGTELRRFPTFRADSRNFISPRPYQHSVVPPGRTQHGQVSPLPANQDLALPGIDQEGLVPPETYQHGVMHPGTDQPSPAPLSTGVRSARLDQQHLVSPGPDQRDHAYSTPVSQGVDRYVQVDADPNQTYASNQLGVSTQTTPTQDATFFRRETSLNYLDQVSSEKIDVQSERRESLDKLAPSFPMAVETFRLMGELIGLYVELKENMKDLDEQEAGQTDLEKIQYLLALMVKKTIPPDLQEQLKTLKTLTKEIRQEKAKLDKMQKVVEGDAEQEIGKDMKTGQLTMQLGILRVTVADIEKELAELRESQEQGKVSMENSVSEASLYLQNQLDKLRTIIESMLTSSSTLLSMSMAPHKTLTTLAPGQIDPEATCPACSLDLSHQVSTLVRRYEQLQDMVNNLTTTRPSKKTKLQSQDEELLGHVQRAILQVQGDCEKLNITTSNLIEDHRQKQKDIDVLYQGLEKLEKEKANRENLEMEIGTKADKSALAAKVSRVQFDATTEQLNHMMQELVAKMSGQEQDWQKMLDKLLLEMDTKLDRLELDPVKQLLEDRWKSLRQQLKERSPLYQADEAAAMRRQLLAHFHCLSCDRPLETPVTGQIIPVTPVCPGLPGHRSIRPYTVFELEQVRQQSRNLKLGSAPFPRSDLAQMERSVGRLRTMHSKMLMDIEKVQIHFGGSVKASSQMIRELLQAQCLRSPCYKRVHDPADYTYSTVPRRCGGSHTRTYPYRRNRLQHLAQGLYPTDEIQIAMKHKEVDILGLDGHIYKGRMDTRLPSILSKDTSGVTKQKAKQPRPHVHRQQSLGDNGQLPSRPQSAQMLAGNNSAPSRQWKDRPVSSEGRLSQPNMAHPPSPSEMANVPAGMEIPMDVPPGEGLEEPTRGPRSTSAHRAEQ, from the exons ATGCCGCCCGCGACGGCGGCCACCAAGGTCACCCTCCGGGAGCTGGCCGACCTCGCCATCGGCACCCCGGAGCTGGGCGCCGTCAACTTCACGGCCCTGCACACGCTCATCGTGGCCATGCTCAAGTGCCTCAACCTGCGGGAGACGCGGATCGACTTCCAGGCGCCGTCGCCCGAGCAGGGTCTCTCCTTGGAGCTCCCCCAGGCCTCGCTTAGCGCCCCGCAGCTGGCGACGCCCAAAGAGAGGCGGAGGAGCAGCGGCGCGGGCAGGGCGCCGCCGGTGCTGGAGGGCCAGGTGAAGGAGCTGGGCGCGCAGGTCCAGGACCTCAGCAGGCAGCTCAAGACCATGGGGAGCCAGGTTCAGGGCATCGCGTCCCACGTGCAGCATCTCAGCGCCACGGCCAGCGGGCTCGACGCGAACACCCGGAGGTGGCTGGAGGAGAAGGAGACGGCCATGCTGATGCCCGAGAAGCCGCGAATGGAGGCAATGAAAATCAGGAAGGACAGCGAGGCGGTCAGCGGCCCCCGG ACCATGGAGCTGCTCCACGATGTCACGGAAGACATGAAAACCCTGAAAGAAGTTCACCAAAAGGCGCAAGAGCTGCCCGAGTTGAACCCCCAG AAACTCGTCCAGCGGGTTGATGAACTAGAGAGGCTAATCAGAGGCCGGGAAGAATTCCTG GATCAAATTGGCCGGAAGCTGAGTGTGATGCCTGTTGGAGAAGAAGTCACGATGGTCACCTGGGAGGAGCTGGAGCAAGCAATTACTGACGGCTGGAGAGCCTCACAACAG GGCTCAGACTCAACAATAGGACTTCCCAAGCGCAAAGGGCAGGCTTCCTTAACATCGAGCGACGCGACTTCAACCGGAGGCTCCACCAAGCATTCAACCGCTGACCAGCCTCTGGAATCTGCTAGTGGTTTTGGCCCAAGTCAGCCTTTATCGGCAACCAGTGGCACAACATACCCCTCTGAAGGGATGAGTAGCAGAGAACGAAGCAGACGTCCCTCTCCTGCTGTGTTTCCTGGTGGAGAACAGCACCCAAGGGCCCGTGATGAAGCTGGCCTGGCAAAACCCTATCACCCCGCTGTGTCTCAGTTCAGAGTAGAGTCAGATCGTCGCAGGGCTAGAGAGCAGCACAGCTTGGCACATCCAAGAAGAGATGAACGAGATGCACACCCTGCCCCATTTCAACAGGACTTACCCCCAGCTACCTCTGCCAGAGACTGGCATCCTCAGGTGTACCCAGATCAGCATGGGGGAGTGTACATTAGCCAGGGTCAAATCTATCCAAGGCTAGATCAGCATGACTTAGGACCATTAGAAACACCAGACATGAATCAGCTTGCATTGCTACATCCTAGCACTTATCATCCACATGGCATAGTACCCCACAGCACGGGTCAGCTTGGTGTGATGCCACCAATGGTACCTGGCAGAGACCAGCAAAGATTGGAACTACCCAGGACAGATCAGCCTAGTATGGTTCCACTTAGCACATATCAGCAGGGTATGATACTTCCTGGCACAGACCAACGTGGTGTAGAACAGCCTGGCATGGATGAGAATGTAATGGGACCACTTGGCATGGATCAGCATGGATTGGTACCTCTTGGAATGGATCAGCATGGATCTGTAATATTTAGCATGGATCAGCAAGGATTGGGACTGCCTAGCATGGATCAACATGGATTGGTTCCACCTCTTAGAGATGAGCGTGGTTTGGTATCACCTGGTTTGATGCAAGTTGCTGCAGATCAGCAAGCTTTTGTACATCCAAGTTTGGAAACGTCTGGCTTCATACAACCTGGAGCAAGTCAGCCTGCTTTGGTCCAGGCTGGAGCAGGTCAGCCTGGTGTAGTCCAGCCTGGCGCAGGTCAGCCTGCTTTGGTCCAGCCTGGCGTAGGTCAGCCAGGTATGGTCCAGCCTGGAGCAGGTCAGCCTGGTGTGGTCCAGCCTGGTGTAGGTCAGCCAGGTATGGTCCAGCCTGGAGCAGGTCAGCCTGGTGTGGTCCAGCCTGGCGCAGGTCAGCCTGGTGTGGTCCAGCCTGGCGCAGGTCAGCCTGGTGTGGTCCAGCCTGGAGCAGGTCGGCATGCTGTGGTCCAGCCTGGCATAGGTCAGCCTGGTATGGTCCAGCCTGGAGCAGGTCAGCCTGGTGTGGTCCAGCCTGGCACACGTCAGCCTGGTGTGGTCCAGCCTGGCGCACGTCAGCCTGGCGTAGGTCAGCCTCGTGTGGTCCAACCTAGAGCAGGTCAGCCTGCTTTGGTCCAGCCTGGTGCACGTCAGCCTGGTGTAGTCCAGCCTGGAGCAGGTCGGCCTGCTTTGGTCCAGCCTGGAGCAGGTCAACCTGGTGTGGTCCAGCCTAGTGCACGTCAGCCTGGTGTGGTCCAGCCTGGCGTAGGTCAGCATAGTGTGGTCCAGCCTGCAGCAGGTCAGCCTGGTGTGGTCCAGCCTGTTGTAGATCAGAGTGCTTATCCACCTGGTTGGGCACAACCTGGTACATATCTACCTGGTTTGGTCCAACCTGGTGCAGATCAGCCTGGCTTGGCCCAACATGGAACAGATCAGCCTGGTTTGATGCAACCTCATGCATATCTACCTAGTTTGGCACAACCTAGCACAGATCAGCCTGGTTTGGTGCAACCTGGAATGGATCAGCCTGGTCTAGTCCAACCTGGGGTAGGTCAGCCTGGTTTGGCGCAGCCTGGTTTGGCGCAGCCTGGAATGGATCAGCATGGTCTAGTCCAACCTGGGGTAGGTCGGCCTGGTTTGGTACAGCCTGGAATGGATCAGCGTGGTCTGGCCCAACCTGGGGTAGCTCGGCCTGGTTTGGTGCAGCCTGGAATGGATCAGCGTGGTCTGGTCCAACCTGGGGTAGCTCGGCCTGGTTTGGTGCAGCCTGGAATGGATCAGCGTGGTCTGGTCCAACCTGGGGTAGGTCAGCCTGGTTTGGTGCAGCCTGGAATGGATCAGCGTGGTCTGGTCCAACCTGGGGTAGGTTGGCCTGGTTTGGTGCAGCCTGGAATGGATCAGCAGGGTATGGTCCAACCTGGGGTAGGTCAGCCTGGTTTAGTGCAGCCTGGAATGTATCAGCGTGGTCTGGTCCAACCTGGAATGGATCAGTGGGGTTTGGTCCAACCTGGAATGGATCAGCATGGTTTGGTGCAGCCTGAGAAAGGTCAGCCTGATTTGCTGCAACCTGGTGCAGGTCAGCATGGTTTGGTCCAAACTGGAATGGAGCAGCGTGGCTTGGTACAACCAGGTGCAGGTCAGCCTGGTTCAGTGCAGCCTGGCACAGATCAGGGTGGTTTGGTCCAACCAGCTACAGATCAGCCTGGTTTGGTCCAACCGGGCTCAGGTCAGCCTGGTTTGGCGCAGCCTGGCGCAGGTCAGGCTGGTTTGGCGCAGCCTGGGGCAGGTCAGCCTGGTTTGGCGCAGCCTGGCGCAGGTCAGCCTGGTTTGGCGCAGCCTGGCGCAGGTCAGGCTGGTTTGGCGCAGCCTGGGGCAGGTCAGCCTGGTTTGGCGCAGCCTGGCGCAGGTCAGCCTGGTTTGGCGCAGCCTGGGGCAGGCCAGCCTGGTTTGGCGCAGCCTGGCGCAGGCCAGCCTGGTTTGGCGCAGCCTGGGGCAG GTCAGCCTGGTTTGGCGCAGCCTGGCGCAGGTCAGGCTGGTTTGGCGCAGCCTGGCGCAGGTCAGCCTGGTTTGGCGCAGCCTGGCTCAGGTCAGCCTGGTTTGGCGCAGCCTGGCGCAGGTCAGCCTGGTTTGGCGCAGCCTGGCGCAGGTCAGCCTGGTTTGGCCCAGCCTGGCGCAGGTCAGGCTGGTTTGGCGCAGCCTGGCGCAGGTCAGCCTGGTTTGGTCCAACCTAGTGCACGTCACCTTGGTTTTGTGCAACCTGGAGTGGATCAGCGTGGTTTGGTACAGCCTGGCACAGATCCACGTGGCTTTTTAAAGCCTAGCATATATACGCCTGGCTTGGTTTCACCTGATATATATCCACCTGGTCCAGTACAGCCTGGTGCATATCTGCCTGGTTTGGTACAGCCTGGTGCCTATCCACGTGGTTTGGTCCCATCTGGTGTCTATCCTCATGGTTTGGTTCAGCCTGGTGCCTATCCTCATAGTTTGGTCCAGGCTGGTGCATATCCACATGGTTTTGTGCAGCCTGGATTAGATCAGCGTGGTTTGAGGCAACCTGGTACAGATCAACAAGGCTTGATACCACTAGGCACAGAGCTTCGTCGCTTTCCAACATTCCGTGCAGATTCTCGAAATTTTATATCACCACGCCCATATCAGCATAGTGTGGTACCTCCTGGCAGAACTCAACATGGCCAAGTGTCACCACTACCAGCCAATCAAGATTTGGCATTGCCAGGTATAGACCAAGAGGGTTTGGTACCACCAGAAACTTACCAGCATGGTGTAATGCATCCTGGCACAGACCAGCCTAGCCCAGCACCATTAAGCACAGGTGTGAGATCTGCACGCCTGGATCAACAGCATTTGGTATCTCCTGGCCCAGATCAACGTGACCATGCCTACTCCACCCCAGTCTCCCAGGGTGTAGATCGTTATGTCCAGGTAGATGCGGATCCAAATCAAACATATGCTTCAAACCAACTGGGAGTTTCTACCCAGACGACCCCTACCCAAGATGCCACCTTTTTCAGGAGGGAAACCTCCCTTAACTATCTCGACCAAGTCTCATCAGAAAAGATTGACGTCCAGAGTGAGAGACGTGAGTCACTGGATAAACTGGCTCCCAGCTTCCCTATGGCAGTGGAAACATTTCGTCTGATGGGGGAGCTCATCGGCCTCTATGTAGAGCTAAAGGAGAACATGAAGGATCTGGATGAGCAGGAAGCTGGCCAAACTGACTTGGAAAAGATCCAGTACCTGCTCGCCCTGATGG TCAAAAAGACCATACCCCCTGACCTGCAGGAGCAGCTGAAGACTTTGAAGACCTTGACCAAAgaaattcggcaggaaaaagcaAAG CTGGACAAGATGCAAAAGGTCGTGGAGGGCGATGCGGAGCAAGAAATAGGAAAGGACATGAAAACTGGCCAGCTGACCATGCAGCTGGGCATCCTCAG AGTCACCGTGGCTGACATCGAGAAGGAGCTGGCTGAGCTGAGGGAGAGCCAAGAGCAGGGCAAGGTCAGCATGGAAAATTCAGTCTCCGAAGCGTCCCTTTACCTGCAGAATCAG TTAGACAAGCTCAGGACAATCATCGAGAGCATGCTGACCTCGTCTTCCACGCTGCTGTCCATGAGCATGGCGCCTCACAAGACCCTGACAACCTTGGCACCGGGCCAGATTGACCCTGAGGCCACCTGCCCAGCCTGCAGCCTGGACCTGAGCCATCAGGTCAGCACGCTGGTGCGGCGCTACGAGCAGCTCCAGGACATGGTCAACAATCTGACTACCACCCGGCCGTCCAAGAAAACCAAGCTCCAGAGCCAG GATGAAGAGCTGCTGGGCCATGTCCAGCGTGCCATCCTGCAGGTGCAGGGCGACTGCGAGAAGCTCAACATCACCACCAGCAACCTCATCGAGGACCAtcggcagaagcagaaggacaTCGAT GTGTTGTACCAGGGTCTAGAGAAACTCGAGAAGGAAAAGGCTAACAGGGAAAACCTGGAGATGGAGATTGGCACA AAAGCCGACAAGAGTGCCCTGGCAGCCAAAGTGAGCCGTGTCCAGTTTGACGCCACCACAGAGCAGCTGAACCACATGATGCAGGAGCTGGTGGCTAAGATGAGTGGGCAGGAGCAGGACTGGCAGAAGATGCTGGACAAGCTCCTGCTAGAGATGGACACCAAG CTGGACCGCCTGGAGCTGGATCCAGTGAAGCAGTTGCTGGAGGATCGGTGGAAATCCTTGCGACAGCAGCTCAAAGAGCGCTCCCCACTCTACCAGGCAGATGAGGCAGCCGCCATGCGGAG GCAGCTCTTGGCACATTTCCACTGCCTCTCATGTGACCGTCCCTTGGAGACACCTGTGACTGGGCA aatcaTCCCTGTGACTCCTGTGTGCCCAGGCCTGCCCGGGCACCGTTCCATCCGCCCCTACACTGTCTTTGAACTGGAGCAGGTCCGGCAGCAGAGCCGCAA CCTGAAGCTGGGCAGCGCTCCCTTCCCTCGGAGCGACCTGGCGCAGATGGAGCGGAGTGTGGGGCGCCTGCGCACCATGCACTCCAAGATGCTGATGGACATCGAGAAGGTGCAGATCCACTTTGGAGGCTCGGTCAAGGCCAGCAGCCAGATGATCCGCGAGCTGCTGCAGGCCCAGTGCCTCAGGTCCCCCTGCTACAAACG GGTACACGATCCGGCCGATTACACCTACTCAACGGTGCCTCGGCGCTGCGGGGGCAGCCACACCCGCACCTACCCCTACCGCCGAAACCGCCTGCAgcacctggcccagggcctgtACCCCACCGACGAGATCCAGATTGCCATGAAG CATAAAGAGGTGGATATCTTGGGCCTGGATGGACATATTTACAAGGGACGGATGGATACCAGGCTACCGAGCATCCTGAGCAAAGACA CCTCAGGGGTCACAAAGCAGAAGGCCAAGCAGCCCCGGCCCCACGTGCACCGGCAGCAGTCCCTTGGTGACAATGGCCAGCTGCCCTCGCGGCCTCAGAGCGCTCAGATGCTGGCGGGCAACAACTCAG CTCCTTCTCGTCAATGGAAAGACAGACCCGTCTCCTCCGAGGGACGCCTCTCCCAGCCGAATATGGcccacccacccagccccagCGAGATGGCAAACGTACCGGCAGGGATGGAGATACCCATGGATGTGCCTCCTGGGGAGGGGCTCGAGGAGCCCACCCGGGGGCCACGGTCCACCTCTGCTCACAGAGCagagcaataa